The following are encoded together in the Lactuca sativa cultivar Salinas chromosome 1, Lsat_Salinas_v11, whole genome shotgun sequence genome:
- the LOC111903467 gene encoding ADP,ATP carrier protein 1, mitochondrial — protein sequence MAHQNQDSATLTQLYVQAPLEKRYTGTFTSDVFWASFSTYLSKSLADIAVRPIPITDDTIKSKGIKEHFSTRIKDVRVVNTANVIRYIPTPTLNFAFNDYFKRLFNFKKDHDGYWKWSTGNFISGGAAGASSMLLMYSFDHASSRLANDEAKKVGERQFSRLSDVYKKTLASDGISGLYRGFKISCVGVIVYRSLYFGMYDSLKPVVLTGSWKDSFIGTCGLALVTTSVASLASYPIDTIRRRMMMTSGEVVKYKSSFDAFTQIMKNEGVKSLFKSYSKTIVPFVGTATGVLIFYDRLQKPFLDAERKKRIRDESADDRGT from the exons ATGGCCCATCAAAACCAAGATTCAGCAACTCTTACTCAACTATATGTTCAGGCTCCATTAGAAAAAAGATATACCGGGACGTTTACCTCTGATGTTTTTTGGGCTAGTTTTTCTACTTATTTGTCCAAATCTCTAGCGGATATAGCTGTGCGTCCAATCCCTATCACAGATGATACAATAAAGAGTAAAGGAATCAAAGAACATTTCTCTACAAGAATAAAGGATGTGAGAGTAGTAAATACAGCTAATGTCATCCGCTACATTCCCACTCCG ACACTTAACTTTGCATTCAACGACTACTTCAAGAGGTTGTTCAACTTTAAGAAAGACCATGATGGTTACTGGAAGTGGTCCACTGGTAACTTTATCTCCGGTGGTGCTGCTGGAGCTTCCTCCATGCTTTTGATGTACTCTTTCGATCATGCATCAAGTCGTTTAGCAAATGATGAGGCTAAGAAGGTGGGAGAGAGGCAATTCAGTCGTTTATCAGATGTATACAAGAAGACTCTTGCATCAGATGGTATTTCTGGTTTATATCGTGGATTCAAGATTTCATGTGTGGGTGTCATTGTCTACCGTAGTTTGTATTTTGGGATGTATGACTCTTTGAAGCCAGTTGTTTTGACAGGATCATGGAAG GATAGCTTCATTGGGACATGTGGCCTTGCTTTAGTCACTACGAGTGTTGCTAGTCTTGCATCATACCCTATTGACACAATCCGGAGAAGAATGATGATGACATCGGGTGAAGTTGTCAAGTACAAAAGCTCTTTTGACGCTTTTACTCAAATCATGAAGAATGAGGGTGTTAAATCGTTGTTCAAGAGTTATAGTAAAACCATTGTACCTTTTGTCGGAACTGCTACTGGTGTCCTTATTTTTTACGACAGGCTTCAGAAACCATTTCTTGATGCTGAAA GAAAGAAGAGAATAAGAGATGAAAGTGCGGATGACAGAGGTACTTGA